TCTTGCGCCACCGGTCATCGGACCGGCGCCCATTGGTCCACTTCCGTCAAATCCTGGCATGATAAGTTCCTCCTTTTTTAGCGTGATTGTAAGGGGATGGTTTCATCAAAAGCTACAAACTGTTTTTATGAAACCATCCATTTTGTGTGTTAGATTTATCAAATATTATCGGTTGCCACGGCCCCGGCCGATACCTCCGCCACGACCCTGACCTCTGCCGACACCTCTGCCTTGGCCTTGGCCTCTGCCGCCGCCCCGTCCTGATCCCATGCCTCCCTGACCTCCCTGGGAAGGATTATTCCGGGTGCCTTTGCCGCATTTTCCTAAGCCTCTTCCAGTTTTAGGCCCCTGACCATCCGGTCCTGTTGCGTCACCTCTTGGCATATGATTCACCTCCTTAACACTATTTATTTTCAAAACCTTCTGCCGCCTCTTCGCCGCTGACGTCGGTGCATCCCTCGAAATTTGTATGTTCCACCACTTACCTTTAAGGCTTTTCCAGTCACCAGAGCTTCTCCAACCGTACTTCGCGCTTTTGCTAAAATCCTGCCATACGTTTGACGTGATACTTTCATCATGCTGGCAGCAGCTTCCTGATCAAGATGCTCAAAATCGGTCAGTCTGATCGCTTCCAGTTCTTCTACAGAGAGAAAAACTTCACCTGTTACCGGCACTCCCTGAGGTATAAAAGCGATGATGGTGGGATATCCGGAAACAAATCTCGGTTTTATCGGTCTGGGCATAAAGAAAACCTCATATTATGATCATTTGACCATAATATAAATACTGTAAAACATTTTGTCAAGGACTATTATGGGCATAGGCTCAAATAAAATTGTTTGATATTTTGTCTGAAGAATCTATAGCGGTTGTTTGAGACTTGGGGGTGAATAAGCAGTTGTATTAATACTCAGTTAGTTGAGGGATTGGGGAATTTTTCATCAATGCCTTTTTTGTGAACCATTTGCGCTTTAATGATTGTTAGAGGCTCATCCGGGGAAGCGACCCTATGCCGGTACAAGCCTTAACCAATGAGTATAGCGCTTTGTACACGCCCCCTATCTTTTACGTTAAACCGATACAGGCAGTGATGATCATTGCCGCCGTGAAAATCTGTTTGATGGGGCTGGTTCAAATCCTATCTCAGCGAGATAGCTGCCGTACGTCAGTTTCTCGGTAATATTGTTAAGGCTTGTACCGGCATAGGGTCGCTTCCCCGGATGAGCTGAGTAGAGATGGAAAAACGGCCCGAACCCTCAGTTAGTTATGGGAAAAGGAGGGATCTTCCTGGATTTGATAAAAAAACCCTCGATTTTGTTTCACCACTTTGATTTTTTTGTCTGCCTCAAGTACATCAAGATATTTATTCACCTCATTCATATGCATACCCAGCAATTCGGTGAGATCCTGCAAGGTACAGGGGCGTCTTGCAATGGTTTCCAGAATGGCTGATTCGGCGTCTTTTCGATAGGAGAGAAGTTCTTTCCGTTTGGGTGGTTTGGCGATTATTTCGGCATAATCAAGGTGCCAGAAATCAATAATGCTTTTAAGCTCGTTGCTGGTGGCTGAGCGAATATTCTGGACGGTTCCCGGCCTGTCCAATGTATTGAGTTGCACCCGGTCCGGTTTTATTTTTTCTATCGCGTCTTTAAGTGCAGTTAATTCCTCCTTTGTATTATTAATGCTGGGGACGATGAAAATTTCCAGCCAGATTTGTCCGGAATATTCTTTTCTAAATTGGATCAAGCCCTCGATAACGGTATCGATATTAAGCTTTGGATTGGGCCGAACGATTTTGGCAAAAGATATTTCACTAGCCGCGTCTAAAGAAGGTATGACCACGGTGGCATCTTTGATATCGTCACGGACATTTTTCTGGAAAAGGAGTGTGCCGTTGGTAAGCACAGCCACAGGAATATTAAAAGCCTGTGTTTTGATGAAACGAATCACATCCCCAATGGCCGAATTTAAGGTGGGCTCACCAGAACCTGAGAATGTGATATAGTCCGGCTTCGGATGGTGAGACAAAAAATGAGAAAGTTCTTTCTTGATCTCTTCGAAGGGCACATATTCTCTACGATTTAAAGTAAGGTGAGTGGTTCGTCCGCATTCACAGTAGATACAGTTTAAGGTACATGTTTTCATGGGAACCAGATCGAGTCCCAATGATATTCCCAATCGTCTTGAAGGTACCGGACCGAATAGATGGTTGTACATAGATACGTCCTTTTTTATCGGTTAACAATTTTAATCATGGCGAGGTTATTGCTAAGCTTTTTTGAGTTTTTCGATGAACTGCATTTTTTGGTTTTTAGCTTTTATTCTTTAAGGGAATTTTATGCCTAATAAATCATATGTCAAGATTAATAGTAACTAGTTGCTTTAGGTGTTCACAGCTTGGTGTTTGAAGCAGCCTAACTGCATAAAAAATGATATTTCATTTTAAATGGCAGTTATCTTTTACCCATTGGATGAAAGCGATCAGTTTGAGTATTGGCAATAAAGTGTGATATGTCAATATATTATGAGCACTGAACGCTAAATTTTGTACCTTTGGACTATTCCATTCAGTTTTTTCTTGCTAATTTATCCTTACCAATATATATTTACACCGTTTACTCCATTTACACCAATTTCACCATTTTCACCATTTACACCATTTACACCATTTATACTAATTATATCGTTATGGCCAGGCGACAAAGGAGAAATATGAATAAAGAAAACGATGAGATATTTAGTATTCCACAGGCGGCAAAACGCTGCGCCATAAGCAGATGGACGCTGATGAAGTGCGTGACTTCCGGTGAACTGAAGGCATCGCGCACACCCGGCGGACATTACAGAATTCTAAAAGG
This DNA window, taken from Thermodesulfobacteriota bacterium, encodes the following:
- a CDS encoding DUF5320 domain-containing protein, translated to MPRGDATGPDGQGPKTGRGLGKCGKGTRNNPSQGGQGGMGSGRGGGRGQGQGRGVGRGQGRGGGIGRGRGNR
- a CDS encoding DUF134 domain-containing protein, producing MPRPIKPRFVSGYPTIIAFIPQGVPVTGEVFLSVEELEAIRLTDFEHLDQEAAASMMKVSRQTYGRILAKARSTVGEALVTGKALKVSGGTYKFRGMHRRQRRRGGRRF
- a CDS encoding radical SAM protein, with amino-acid sequence MYNHLFGPVPSRRLGISLGLDLVPMKTCTLNCIYCECGRTTHLTLNRREYVPFEEIKKELSHFLSHHPKPDYITFSGSGEPTLNSAIGDVIRFIKTQAFNIPVAVLTNGTLLFQKNVRDDIKDATVVIPSLDAASEISFAKIVRPNPKLNIDTVIEGLIQFRKEYSGQIWLEIFIVPSINNTKEELTALKDAIEKIKPDRVQLNTLDRPGTVQNIRSATSNELKSIIDFWHLDYAEIIAKPPKRKELLSYRKDAESAILETIARRPCTLQDLTELLGMHMNEVNKYLDVLEADKKIKVVKQNRGFFYQIQEDPSFSHN